A window from Micromonospora terminaliae encodes these proteins:
- a CDS encoding DUF3500 domain-containing protein has product MRAAAGALLTALDEPARQRARHDFDDEPARRWLEYRPRPRPGVSLADLDGTARKAAHRLLATALSPAAYAQAMAVVALEEVLDRAEGWRRGRHSGDYWVAVFGDPVRDDRWAWRFEGHHLSVSMTVVDDQVSPAPIFLGANPATVRHAGRPVSRPLGPEEDLARELLDALGPAGRAAAVVADDAPADIISATRPTAPGRLDPLGVPRGRLTPTGRALLDRLVALYLDRLPPELAAREAGRLGGGELHFAWAGPAGPGQRHYYRIQGDDLLIEYDNTTEDGNHAHTVLRRPASDFGADVLAAHRAAAH; this is encoded by the coding sequence ATGCGCGCGGCGGCCGGCGCGCTGCTGACGGCGCTCGACGAGCCGGCCCGGCAGCGGGCCCGGCACGACTTCGACGACGAACCGGCGCGCCGGTGGCTGGAGTACCGGCCCCGGCCCCGCCCCGGCGTCAGTCTCGCCGACCTGGACGGCACGGCCCGCAAGGCCGCGCACCGGCTGCTCGCCACCGCGCTGAGCCCGGCCGCGTACGCCCAGGCCATGGCCGTGGTGGCGCTCGAGGAGGTGCTCGACCGGGCGGAAGGCTGGCGGCGCGGCCGGCACAGCGGCGACTACTGGGTGGCCGTCTTCGGCGACCCGGTGCGCGACGACCGGTGGGCGTGGCGGTTCGAGGGGCACCACCTGTCGGTCAGCATGACCGTGGTCGACGACCAGGTCTCCCCCGCCCCGATCTTCCTCGGCGCGAACCCGGCCACCGTCCGGCACGCCGGCCGGCCGGTCTCCCGGCCGCTCGGCCCGGAGGAGGACCTGGCCCGGGAACTGCTCGACGCGCTGGGGCCGGCCGGCCGGGCCGCCGCGGTCGTCGCCGACGACGCGCCGGCCGACATCATCAGCGCCACCCGGCCCACGGCGCCGGGGCGGCTCGACCCGCTCGGCGTGCCCCGGGGCCGGCTCACCCCGACGGGCCGGGCGCTGCTCGACCGGCTCGTGGCTCTCTACCTCGACCGGCTCCCGCCCGAGCTGGCGGCCCGGGAGGCGGGCCGGCTCGGCGGCGGCGAGCTGCACTTCGCCTGGGCCGGCCCGGCCGGGCCGGGGCAGCGGCACTACTACCGGATCCAGGGCGACGACCTGCTGATCGAGTACGACAACACCACCGAGGACGGCAACCACGCGCACACCGTGCTGCGCCGCCCGGCCAGCGACTTCGGCGCCGACGTGCTGGCCGCCCACCGCGCCGCCGCGCACTGA
- a CDS encoding winged helix-turn-helix domain-containing protein, which translates to MSVSPASSRAGWHTSQPAVPGRPPGGQRRPASTPAPVLTVTLNIPLAGEESLTPAARRLLDAARELLERGDAVISTGTAPAERRPDPVPAGRAPGRPLAPTIPTLHILAASRSVLRDGEPLPLTRLEFDLLLHLVAHPRRVFTRLQLLNAVWGYEHAGVRTVDVHVRRLRGKVGVDVPLVTTVYGVGYRLADDARVTIDRTG; encoded by the coding sequence ATGTCGGTCAGCCCCGCCTCGTCGCGCGCCGGATGGCATACGTCCCAACCCGCGGTTCCGGGTCGTCCCCCCGGCGGCCAGCGCCGCCCCGCCAGCACCCCGGCGCCCGTGCTCACGGTGACCCTGAACATCCCGCTGGCCGGCGAGGAGTCGCTCACCCCGGCCGCCCGCCGGCTGCTCGACGCGGCCCGTGAGCTGCTCGAACGCGGCGACGCCGTGATCAGCACCGGCACCGCGCCGGCCGAGCGGCGCCCCGACCCGGTGCCCGCCGGCCGCGCACCCGGGCGCCCCCTCGCGCCGACCATCCCGACCCTGCACATCCTGGCCGCGTCCCGGTCGGTGCTCCGCGACGGCGAGCCACTGCCGCTGACCCGGCTGGAGTTCGACCTGCTGCTGCACCTCGTCGCCCACCCTCGCCGGGTGTTCACCCGCCTGCAACTTCTGAATGCCGTCTGGGGGTACGAGCACGCCGGCGTCCGCACCGTCGACGTGCACGTGCGCCGGCTGCGCGGCAAGGTCGGGGTGGACGTCCCGCTGGTCACCACCGTCTACGGGGTCGGCTACCGGCTCGCCGACGACGCCCGGGTCACCATCGACCGCACCGGCTGA
- a CDS encoding winged helix-turn-helix domain-containing protein has product MSVVAISSRPARPGRPDRAPHRPRTAPTLTITLDLGAGALTPGLARLVDLLDELAASGEGLLRPEEHRAARAVLDLRRAAAPPEPPAPPAAAEEPGTVRILTGTRRVRHDGAEVTLTRIEYDLLLFLAEHPRRVFTRLQLLANVWGYEHAVARTVDVHVRRLRAKLGDDTPLVTTVYGIGYRLADEARIVVDRER; this is encoded by the coding sequence ATGTCCGTCGTCGCCATCTCCTCCCGCCCGGCCCGGCCGGGCCGCCCCGACCGCGCGCCGCACCGGCCGCGTACCGCGCCGACCCTCACCATCACCCTCGACCTGGGCGCGGGCGCGCTGACGCCCGGCCTGGCCCGCCTGGTCGACCTGCTGGACGAACTCGCCGCCTCCGGCGAGGGCCTGCTCCGGCCCGAGGAGCACCGGGCCGCCCGCGCCGTGCTCGACCTCCGCCGCGCGGCAGCGCCGCCGGAGCCGCCCGCGCCGCCCGCCGCGGCCGAGGAGCCCGGCACCGTACGCATCCTGACCGGCACCCGCCGGGTCCGCCACGACGGCGCCGAGGTGACGCTCACCCGGATCGAGTACGACCTGCTGCTCTTCCTCGCCGAACATCCCCGGCGGGTGTTCACGCGGTTGCAACTGCTCGCCAACGTCTGGGGCTACGAGCACGCGGTGGCCCGCACCGTCGACGTCCACGTGCGCCGGCTGCGGGCCAAGCTCGGCGACGACACGCCCCTGGTGACCACCGTGTACGGCATCGGCTACCGGCTCGCCGACGAGGCCCGGATCGTGGTGGACCGCGAGCGCTGA
- a CDS encoding ABC transporter ATP-binding protein, whose product MLHEVSFTVPAGTRTALVGPSGAGKSTLLALVERFYEVTDGALRLDGVDVRDLPRDALRARLGYVEQEAPVLAGTLRDNLLITAPDATDDRLRAVLDEVNLGHLAERTADGLDVQVGEGGVLLSGGERQRLAIARALLAGPPVLLLDEPTSNLDARNEAALRRAIDAVAVRRTLLIVAHRLSTVVDADQIVVLDAGRVVAVGTHDELTSTSPLYHELATHQLLVGSPARTA is encoded by the coding sequence CCGTCGGGCGCCGGCAAGTCCACCCTGCTGGCGCTGGTCGAGCGCTTCTACGAGGTGACCGATGGCGCGCTGCGCCTGGACGGGGTCGACGTGCGCGACCTGCCCCGGGACGCGCTGCGGGCCCGGCTGGGCTACGTCGAGCAGGAAGCCCCCGTGCTCGCCGGCACCCTCCGCGACAACCTGCTGATCACCGCCCCGGACGCCACCGACGACCGGCTGCGCGCGGTGCTCGACGAGGTCAACCTCGGGCACCTGGCGGAGCGGACGGCCGACGGGCTGGACGTGCAGGTCGGCGAGGGCGGTGTGCTGCTCTCCGGCGGGGAGCGGCAGCGGCTGGCCATCGCCCGGGCGCTGCTGGCCGGGCCGCCGGTGCTGCTGCTCGACGAGCCGACCAGCAACCTGGACGCCCGCAACGAGGCCGCGCTGCGCCGGGCCATCGACGCCGTCGCGGTGCGCCGGACCCTGCTGATCGTGGCGCACCGCCTCTCCACGGTGGTCGACGCCGACCAGATCGTGGTGCTGGACGCCGGCCGGGTGGTCGCCGTCGGCACCCACGACGAGCTGACCTCGACCAGCCCGCTCTACCACGAGCTGGCCACCCACCAGCTCCTCGTCGGCTCACCGGCGAGAACCGCCTGA
- a CDS encoding rhodanese-like domain-containing protein gives MAQTPTRTESCPVPPPGSRGIDQILAAARARLRRLDPEQAHLAVRGGALLVDIRPAGQRAAHGTVPGALAVERNVLEWRFDPRCAARLPQATGYDVPVIVLCQEGYTSSLAAAALQDLGLHRATDVAGGFAAWRIAGLPTLGPTPPLRPSSTAPPVTAGRAPR, from the coding sequence ATGGCGCAGACCCCCACCCGCACCGAGAGCTGTCCGGTCCCGCCACCCGGCTCCCGGGGCATCGACCAGATCCTCGCCGCCGCCCGCGCCCGGCTGCGCCGGCTCGACCCCGAGCAGGCCCACCTGGCGGTCCGGGGCGGGGCGCTGCTGGTGGACATCCGGCCGGCCGGCCAGCGCGCCGCCCACGGCACCGTGCCAGGTGCCCTCGCCGTCGAGCGCAACGTCCTCGAGTGGCGCTTCGACCCCCGCTGCGCGGCCCGCCTGCCGCAGGCCACCGGCTACGACGTGCCGGTGATCGTCCTCTGCCAGGAGGGCTACACCTCCTCGCTGGCCGCCGCCGCCCTCCAGGACCTCGGCCTGCACCGGGCCACCGACGTGGCGGGCGGCTTCGCCGCCTGGCGCATCGCCGGCCTGCCCACCCTCGGCCCCACTCCGCCGCTCCGACCCTCGTCCACCGCGCCCCCGGTCACCGCCGGCCGGGCGCCCCGCTGA
- a CDS encoding DUF2231 domain-containing protein, translated as MESRLRVQGHPIQPMLVTFPFGLFVSATVFDLADVAGGPAFLGEVGYWTAVAALVAAALATVAGMVDLWDVRAGRTHRTAITFNLVNAAMAALFLLTCLIRAHAPQRGATGVQVATELLALAVGSVGVWLGARLMRQFDRGRAAEPSGFESLPDIPGATVEITRPRA; from the coding sequence ATGGAGAGCCGGCTGCGGGTGCAGGGACACCCGATCCAACCGATGCTGGTGACGTTCCCGTTCGGACTGTTCGTCAGCGCCACGGTCTTCGACCTGGCCGACGTTGCCGGCGGCCCGGCCTTCCTGGGCGAGGTGGGTTACTGGACGGCCGTGGCCGCCCTGGTCGCGGCCGCGCTCGCGACGGTCGCCGGGATGGTCGACCTCTGGGACGTGCGGGCCGGCCGGACCCACCGGACCGCGATCACGTTCAACCTGGTCAACGCCGCCATGGCGGCGTTGTTCCTGCTCACCTGCCTGATCCGGGCCCACGCGCCGCAGCGCGGCGCCACCGGCGTCCAGGTGGCCACCGAACTGCTCGCGCTGGCCGTCGGGTCGGTGGGGGTGTGGCTGGGTGCCCGGCTCATGCGCCAGTTCGACCGGGGCCGGGCCGCCGAGCCGAGCGGCTTCGAGTCGCTGCCCGACATCCCCGGCGCCACCGTGGAGATCACCCGGCCCAGGGCCTGA
- a CDS encoding TraR/DksA family transcriptional regulator, with protein sequence MLVHDTTATGRSQAEVDQIRQSLTSRYDELTAEYEQAVLQSQVLRLVEVGDTAGDDQADSGTKTAERDTAQSLLRTILDRRAQFEHALARLDEGTYGFCEGCSAPIPVERLEIFPSATSCVSCKQTRERRAA encoded by the coding sequence ATGCTCGTCCACGACACGACAGCCACGGGCCGCTCCCAGGCGGAGGTCGACCAGATCCGGCAGTCCCTGACGTCGCGGTACGACGAGCTGACCGCGGAGTACGAGCAGGCCGTGCTGCAGAGCCAGGTGCTCCGGCTGGTCGAGGTCGGCGACACCGCCGGTGACGACCAGGCCGACAGCGGCACCAAGACCGCCGAGCGGGACACGGCCCAGTCCCTGCTGCGCACGATCCTCGACCGGCGCGCCCAGTTCGAGCACGCGCTCGCCCGGCTCGACGAGGGCACCTACGGCTTCTGCGAGGGCTGCTCCGCGCCGATCCCCGTGGAGCGGCTGGAGATCTTCCCGTCCGCCACGTCCTGCGTGTCCTGCAAGCAGACCCGGGAGCGGCGGGCGGCCTGA
- a CDS encoding uridine kinase translates to MRVRPITPELLVAELADRLAGVAVPGRLRVAVDGPPAAEPDALAAALVDPLRAAGRPVLHVRAADFLRPASTRLEHGRTNPDAYYEGWVDEAGLRREVLDPAGPDGSGRLLPSLWDAAADRASRAPYVDLPPGGVVLVSGALLLGGGLPFDVTVHLVLSPAALGRRTDPELRWTLPAFARYADEVDPASFADVVVRADDPRHPALVEAA, encoded by the coding sequence ATGCGCGTCCGTCCCATCACGCCCGAGCTGCTCGTCGCCGAGCTGGCCGACCGCCTCGCCGGCGTCGCCGTACCGGGCCGGCTGCGGGTGGCCGTGGACGGTCCGCCCGCCGCCGAGCCGGACGCCCTCGCCGCCGCCCTGGTCGACCCGCTGCGTGCCGCCGGCCGCCCGGTGCTGCACGTACGGGCCGCCGACTTCCTCCGGCCCGCCTCGACCCGTCTGGAGCACGGGCGGACCAACCCGGACGCGTACTACGAGGGCTGGGTCGACGAGGCCGGCCTGCGCCGCGAGGTGCTCGACCCGGCCGGCCCGGACGGCTCGGGGCGGCTGCTCCCGTCGCTCTGGGACGCCGCCGCCGACCGGGCCAGCCGCGCCCCGTACGTCGACCTGCCGCCCGGCGGGGTGGTGCTGGTCAGCGGCGCGCTGCTGCTCGGTGGTGGGCTGCCCTTCGACGTCACCGTCCACCTGGTGCTCTCCCCGGCGGCGCTGGGCCGGCGGACCGACCCCGAGCTGCGCTGGACCCTGCCGGCCTTCGCCCGCTACGCCGACGAGGTCGACCCGGCCTCCTTCGCCGACGTGGTGGTCCGCGCCGACGACCCGCGGCACCCCGCTCTCGTCGAGGCGGCCTGA
- a CDS encoding GAF and ANTAR domain-containing protein, whose protein sequence is MNLDTRDPMTDTLEVLETAALLRELTAGLITAAGFDEALARLVRIARDAVPGVDCCGFTALRAGEPAGVAASDPERAELDDLRHGPDTPAMTAIRRREMITAADLAAETRWPAWAERARGLGVHGVISAPVDVDEQVIGAINLYAESAAALTPRHQLTAMLIAEHAGLLLAATRDRERQAARAGQLDTASLADGVVGQAVGVIMTQRGCPAPEALDVLRSAASSLDIPLREVAERLVLTVSRPRDS, encoded by the coding sequence GTGAACCTCGACACGCGGGACCCCATGACCGACACGCTCGAGGTGCTGGAGACCGCCGCGCTGCTGCGCGAGCTGACCGCCGGCCTCATCACCGCTGCCGGCTTCGACGAGGCGCTGGCCCGGCTGGTCCGGATCGCCCGGGACGCCGTACCCGGGGTGGACTGCTGCGGGTTCACGGCCCTGCGCGCCGGCGAGCCCGCCGGGGTGGCCGCCTCCGACCCGGAGCGGGCCGAGCTGGACGACCTGCGGCACGGCCCCGACACGCCGGCCATGACCGCCATCCGGCGGCGCGAGATGATCACCGCGGCCGACCTGGCCGCGGAGACGCGCTGGCCGGCCTGGGCGGAGCGCGCCCGCGGGCTGGGCGTGCACGGGGTGATCTCCGCGCCGGTGGACGTGGACGAGCAGGTGATCGGCGCCATCAACCTCTACGCCGAGTCGGCCGCGGCGCTCACCCCCCGGCACCAGCTCACCGCCATGCTCATCGCCGAGCACGCCGGGCTGTTGCTGGCCGCCACCCGGGACCGGGAGCGGCAGGCGGCCCGGGCCGGCCAGCTCGACACCGCGTCGCTGGCCGACGGTGTCGTGGGGCAGGCCGTCGGCGTGATCATGACGCAGCGCGGCTGCCCCGCCCCGGAGGCGCTGGACGTGCTCCGCAGCGCGGCTTCCTCGTTGGACATTCCGCTGCGCGAGGTGGCCGAGCGGCTCGTGCTCACCGTCTCCCGGCCCCGGGACAGTTGA
- the secA2 gene encoding accessory Sec system translocase SecA2 → MGVSQRLKTRFRRFLQRPGTTVDLAPLEKLLPAIEAREAELEKLSDAELTEAAGQATGYEEICAIGREAARRGLDQRPYDVQLLGAMALLSGKVAEMATGEGKTLTATIAAYGHVRLGNGPVHVLTVNDYLARRDAEWMGPVYALLGLSVGWVNEASTPEERRAAYACDVTYVAVSEAGFDFLRDQLVTDLADRVQPPMGTAIVDEADSILIDEARVPMVLAGAVPGEQDPVHAAAALVRGLRKGRHYTIAEDGRSVAFTSAGLATVEAKMGGIDLYDEEHVAQLSAVNVALHAHALLHRDVDYIVRESSVELIDEMRGRVAQRRRWPDGLQAAVEAKEGLDATAEGEVLGTITVQAYIALYPKVCGMTATAVLVGDQLREFFGLEVAVIPPNTPCVREDEADRIYATRAEKEEALIDEIRRCHEAGRPVLVGTLDVKESEGLAAGLHAAGVPCVVLNAKNDDEEAEIIAEAGAYGAVTVSTQMAGRGVDIRLGGSDQADRERVAELGGLYVIGSGRHDSRRVDDQLRGRAGRQGDPGGSVFFVSLEDDLVVRHAGDTVPASPRMNADGLVTDPQVDYAVEHAQRVAEGVNHEIHRNTWRYSVVIEQQRKALAERRERLLTSDIAALMLLERVPEKAGEMDEDLLAEVARTIALYHLDRLWADHLAELSEVREGVHLRALGRLDPLDEFHRSAVPAFNALIPEIETRTIATFEETEFSDGWEPDASKLVRPTATWTYLVHDNPFGSELDRLIASVGRRLISGSR, encoded by the coding sequence ATGGGTGTGTCGCAACGTCTGAAGACCAGGTTCCGGCGGTTCCTCCAGCGCCCGGGAACGACGGTCGACCTGGCCCCGCTCGAGAAGCTGCTGCCGGCGATCGAGGCCCGCGAGGCGGAGCTGGAGAAGCTCTCCGACGCGGAGCTGACCGAGGCGGCCGGGCAGGCCACGGGCTACGAGGAGATCTGCGCGATCGGCCGGGAGGCCGCCCGCCGCGGCCTCGACCAGCGCCCGTACGACGTCCAGCTGCTCGGCGCCATGGCGCTGCTCTCCGGCAAGGTCGCCGAGATGGCCACCGGTGAGGGCAAGACGCTGACCGCGACCATCGCCGCCTACGGGCACGTCCGGTTGGGCAACGGCCCGGTGCACGTGCTCACCGTCAACGACTACCTGGCCCGCCGCGACGCCGAGTGGATGGGCCCGGTCTACGCCCTGCTCGGGCTCAGCGTCGGCTGGGTCAACGAGGCGTCCACCCCCGAGGAGCGGCGCGCCGCCTACGCCTGCGACGTCACCTACGTGGCGGTCAGCGAGGCCGGCTTCGACTTCCTCCGCGACCAGCTCGTGACCGACCTGGCCGACCGGGTCCAGCCGCCCATGGGGACCGCGATCGTCGACGAGGCCGACTCGATCCTGATCGACGAGGCCCGGGTGCCCATGGTCCTCGCCGGCGCGGTCCCCGGCGAGCAGGACCCGGTGCACGCCGCCGCCGCGCTGGTGCGCGGCCTGCGCAAGGGCAGGCACTACACGATCGCCGAGGACGGCCGCAGCGTCGCCTTCACGTCGGCCGGCCTGGCCACCGTCGAGGCCAAGATGGGTGGCATCGACCTCTACGACGAGGAGCACGTCGCGCAGCTCTCCGCGGTCAACGTGGCGCTGCACGCCCACGCCCTGCTGCACCGCGACGTCGACTACATCGTGCGGGAGTCCTCGGTCGAGCTGATCGACGAGATGCGCGGCCGGGTGGCCCAGCGCCGCCGCTGGCCGGACGGGCTCCAGGCGGCGGTCGAGGCCAAGGAGGGCCTGGACGCCACCGCCGAGGGCGAGGTGCTGGGCACCATCACCGTGCAGGCGTACATCGCGCTCTACCCGAAGGTCTGCGGGATGACCGCGACGGCGGTCCTCGTCGGCGACCAGCTCCGCGAGTTCTTCGGCCTCGAGGTGGCGGTGATCCCGCCGAACACCCCGTGCGTCCGCGAGGACGAGGCCGACCGGATCTACGCGACCCGGGCCGAGAAGGAGGAGGCGCTGATCGACGAGATCCGGCGCTGCCACGAGGCCGGCCGCCCGGTGCTCGTCGGCACCCTCGACGTGAAGGAGTCCGAGGGCCTCGCCGCCGGCCTCCACGCGGCCGGGGTCCCCTGCGTGGTGCTCAACGCCAAGAACGACGACGAGGAGGCGGAGATCATCGCCGAGGCCGGCGCGTACGGCGCGGTGACCGTCTCCACCCAGATGGCCGGCCGGGGCGTGGACATCCGGCTCGGCGGCAGCGACCAGGCCGACCGGGAGCGCGTCGCCGAGCTGGGCGGCCTCTACGTGATCGGCAGCGGCCGGCACGACAGCCGCCGGGTCGACGACCAGCTCCGCGGCCGGGCCGGCCGGCAGGGCGACCCCGGCGGGTCGGTCTTCTTCGTGAGCCTGGAGGACGACCTGGTCGTGCGGCACGCCGGCGACACCGTCCCGGCGTCCCCGCGGATGAACGCCGACGGCCTGGTCACCGACCCGCAGGTCGACTACGCCGTGGAGCACGCCCAGCGCGTCGCCGAGGGCGTCAACCACGAGATCCACCGCAACACCTGGCGCTACAGCGTGGTCATCGAGCAGCAGCGCAAGGCGCTCGCCGAGCGCCGGGAGCGGCTGCTGACCAGCGACATCGCGGCCCTCATGCTGCTGGAGCGGGTGCCGGAGAAGGCCGGCGAGATGGACGAGGACCTGCTCGCCGAGGTGGCCCGCACGATCGCCCTCTACCACCTCGACCGGCTCTGGGCCGACCACCTGGCCGAGCTGTCCGAGGTCCGCGAGGGCGTGCACCTGCGGGCGCTGGGCCGGCTCGACCCGCTCGACGAGTTCCACCGCAGCGCGGTCCCGGCGTTCAACGCGCTGATCCCCGAGATCGAGACGCGGACCATCGCCACGTTCGAGGAGACCGAGTTCTCCGACGGGTGGGAGCCGGACGCCTCGAAGCTGGTGCGGCCGACCGCCACCTGGACGTACCTGGTGCACGACAACCCGTTCGGCTCGGAGCTGGACCGGCTGATCGCCTCGGTCGGGCGCCGGCTCATCTCCGGGTCCCGCTGA
- a CDS encoding ankyrin repeat domain-containing protein has protein sequence MSQELDAETLAFAHRMFDLARAGATDELAANVDAGLPVNLTNAKGDTLLILAAYHAHAETVGALLARGADPARTNDRGQTALAAAVFRRDTDAVRALLDAGADPAHGDPSAVETARFFDLPEMLALLGGRS, from the coding sequence ATGTCCCAGGAACTCGACGCCGAGACGCTCGCCTTCGCCCACCGGATGTTCGACCTCGCGCGTGCCGGGGCGACCGACGAGCTGGCGGCGAACGTGGACGCGGGGCTGCCGGTCAACCTCACCAACGCCAAGGGCGACACGCTGCTCATCCTGGCCGCGTACCACGCGCACGCGGAGACCGTGGGCGCGCTGCTCGCCCGGGGCGCCGACCCCGCCCGCACCAACGACCGGGGGCAGACCGCGCTCGCCGCGGCCGTGTTCCGCCGCGACACCGACGCGGTCCGGGCCCTGCTGGACGCCGGCGCCGACCCCGCACACGGCGACCCGTCGGCGGTCGAGACCGCCCGCTTCTTCGACCTCCCCGAGATGCTCGCCCTCCTCGGCGGCCGGAGCTGA
- a CDS encoding cysteine dioxygenase produces the protein MTSSDPSDLLAVAARWADPTRWPVPLRFDRAERWYARLAAGAEHEVWALSWLPGQGTDLHDHGGSAGAFLVVAGTLTEETVGGGRLHPHRLAPGAGRRFGPRHVHVVTNRSAEPAVSVHVYRPALRRMTRYRLDAGRLRVAEVAEAGVAW, from the coding sequence ATGACCAGCTCCGACCCGTCCGACCTCCTCGCCGTCGCCGCCCGCTGGGCCGACCCGACCCGCTGGCCGGTGCCGCTGCGCTTCGACCGCGCCGAGCGGTGGTACGCGCGGCTCGCCGCCGGCGCCGAGCACGAGGTCTGGGCACTGAGCTGGCTGCCCGGGCAGGGCACCGACCTGCACGACCACGGCGGCTCCGCGGGCGCCTTCCTGGTCGTCGCCGGCACCCTCACCGAGGAGACGGTCGGCGGCGGCCGCTTGCACCCGCACCGGCTCGCCCCCGGTGCCGGCCGGCGCTTCGGCCCCCGGCACGTCCACGTGGTCACCAACCGGAGTGCCGAGCCGGCGGTCAGCGTGCACGTCTACCGGCCCGCGCTGCGCCGGATGACCCGCTACCGCCTCGACGCCGGGCGGCTCCGCGTCGCCGAGGTGGCCGAGGCCGGGGTCGCCTGGTGA
- a CDS encoding signal peptidase I → MDDRVYVGNAAVDGATDAGWLLGHFKPPGDVRHSTEVEVKWGVHPAGETRSRWATGERRTALLVLISGAFRVELADRTVVLRAPGDYVVWGRGVDHSWYAERESVVLTVRWPSVPGYRVGPPILR, encoded by the coding sequence ATGGACGATCGGGTGTACGTCGGCAACGCGGCGGTGGACGGGGCGACCGACGCGGGCTGGTTGCTGGGCCACTTCAAGCCGCCCGGCGACGTCCGGCACAGCACCGAGGTCGAGGTGAAGTGGGGCGTGCACCCGGCGGGGGAGACCCGCTCGCGGTGGGCCACCGGCGAGCGGCGCACCGCGCTCCTGGTGCTGATCAGCGGGGCGTTCCGGGTCGAGCTGGCGGACCGCACCGTGGTGCTGCGCGCACCCGGCGACTACGTGGTCTGGGGCCGGGGCGTGGACCATTCCTGGTACGCCGAGCGCGAGTCGGTGGTGCTGACCGTGCGCTGGCCGTCGGTACCGGGCTACCGGGTGGGCCCCCCGATCCTCCGCTGA
- a CDS encoding DUF72 domain-containing protein, with translation MGDILVGTASWTDRTLLDSGWYPASADTPEKRLSYYARQFPLVEVDATYYSPPAERTARLWAERTPPGFTFNVKAFSMLTGHPTRVSALYKDLRPDTDKKNLYPDDLPPQAYEEVWSRFLSALDPLVEAGKLGAVLFQFPPWFTIRRDNKQYLVEVARRCAPLRPVFEFRHASWFDGDNAEETLGFLRQHELPFVCVDMPQGHKSSVPPVLAATADLAVVRFHGHSDKWTSKDIHEKFGYDYSKRELRDWAPKLRELAGEAEQTHVLMNNCYRDYAQRNGQQLQALLAGQT, from the coding sequence ATGGGTGACATCCTCGTGGGCACCGCCTCCTGGACCGACCGGACCCTGCTCGACTCCGGCTGGTACCCGGCGAGCGCCGACACCCCGGAGAAGCGGCTCTCCTACTACGCGCGGCAGTTCCCGCTGGTCGAGGTGGACGCCACCTACTACTCGCCGCCGGCCGAGCGGACCGCGCGGCTCTGGGCGGAACGCACCCCGCCCGGCTTCACCTTCAACGTCAAGGCGTTCAGCATGCTGACCGGGCATCCGACCCGGGTCTCGGCGCTCTACAAGGACCTGCGTCCGGACACGGACAAGAAGAACCTCTACCCGGACGACCTGCCGCCGCAGGCGTACGAGGAGGTCTGGAGCCGGTTCCTGTCCGCCCTGGACCCGCTGGTCGAGGCCGGCAAGCTGGGCGCCGTCCTGTTCCAGTTCCCGCCCTGGTTCACCATCCGGCGGGACAACAAGCAGTACCTCGTCGAGGTGGCCCGGCGGTGCGCGCCGCTGCGGCCGGTCTTCGAGTTCCGGCACGCCTCCTGGTTCGACGGCGACAACGCCGAGGAGACGCTGGGCTTCCTGCGCCAGCACGAGCTGCCGTTCGTGTGCGTGGACATGCCGCAGGGGCACAAATCGTCCGTACCCCCGGTGCTGGCGGCCACCGCGGACCTCGCGGTGGTCCGCTTCCACGGGCACAGCGACAAGTGGACCAGCAAGGACATCCACGAGAAGTTCGGCTACGACTACTCGAAGCGGGAGCTGCGCGACTGGGCGCCGAAGCTGCGCGAGCTGGCCGGCGAGGCCGAGCAGACCCATGTGCTCATGAACAACTGCTATCGGGACTATGCGCAGCGGAATGGGCAGCAGCTACAGGCCCTTCTAGCTGGGCAAACGTAG